From a region of the Arvicanthis niloticus isolate mArvNil1 chromosome 6, mArvNil1.pat.X, whole genome shotgun sequence genome:
- the LOC117711208 gene encoding histo-blood group ABO system transferase 1 isoform X1 codes for MNLRGGSKCYSLHIGILPFIVLVLVFFGYGFLSHRIQVLGNSGGETCMAIRQLDVPEVATVSRMAYPQSKVLTSTRKDVLVLTPWLAPIIWEGTFNIDILNEQFRIQNTTIGLTVFAIKKYVVFLKLFLETAEQHFMVGHKVIYYVFTDRPADVPQVPLAAGRRLVVLTVRNYTRWQDVSMHRMEMISLFSERRFLHEVDYLVCADVDMKFSDHVGVEILSALFGTLHPGFYGSSREAFTYERRPKSQAYIPRDEGDFYYAGGFFGGSVVEVHHLTKACHEAMVEDQANGIEAVWHDESHLNKYLLYHKPTKVLSPEYVWDQKLLGWPSIMKKLRYVAVPKNHQKIRN; via the exons GAGGATCTAAATGCTACTCCCTTCACATTGGAATCCTTCCCTTCATAGTGCTTGTCTTAGTCTTTTTTGG CTATGGGTTCCTGAGCCACAGAATCCAGGTGTTGGGGAACTCAGGAGGTGAGACTTG CATGGCTATCAGACAGCTGGATGTCCCGGAAGTTGCAACTGTGTCAAG gaTGGCCTATCCACAGTCAAAGGTGCTAACATCCAC TAGGAAAGATGTTCTTGTCTTGACTCCTTGGCTGGCTCCCATCATCTGGGAGGGGACCTTCAACATCGACATACTGAATGAACAGTTCAGGATTCAGAATACCACGATTGGACTGACTGTGTTTGCCATCAAAAA GTATGTGGTGTTCCTTAAGTTATTTCTGGAGACGGCAGAGCAGCACTTCATGGTGGGACATAAGGTCATCTACTATGTCTTCACTGACCGGCCGGCGGATGTGCCACAGGTGCCCCTGGCTGCAGGGCGGCGGCTGGTGGTGCTAACTGTGCGCAACTACACCCGCTGGCAGGATGTGTCCATGCACAGGATGGAGATGATCAGCCTCTTCTCAGAGCGGCGCTTTCTGCATGAGGTGGATTACCTGGTGTGCGCAGATGTGGACATGAAGTTCAGTGACCACGTGGGGGTGGAGATTCTCTCAGCACTCTTTGGCACCCTGCATCCTGGCTTCTACGGTAGCAGCCGAGAGGCCTTTACCTATGAGCGAAGGCCAAAGTCCCAGGCCTACATCCCCAGGGACGAGGGTGACTTTTACTATGCAGGGGGCTTTTTTGGAGGGTCAGTGGTGGAGGTGCACCATCTCACCAAGGCCTGCCACGAGGCTATGGTGGAGGACCAGGCCAATGGCATTGAGGCCGTGTGGCATGATGAGAGCCATCTGAACAAGTACCTGCTTTACCATAAGCCTACGAAAGTGCTGTCCCCAGAGTACGTGTGGGACCAGAAGCTGCTGGGCTGGCCCTCCATCATGAAGAAGCTGAGATATGTGGCTGTGCCCAAGAACCATCAGAAAATCAGGAACTGA
- the LOC117711208 gene encoding histo-blood group ABO system transferase 1 isoform X2, translated as MAIRQLDVPEVATVSRMAYPQSKVLTSTRKDVLVLTPWLAPIIWEGTFNIDILNEQFRIQNTTIGLTVFAIKKYVVFLKLFLETAEQHFMVGHKVIYYVFTDRPADVPQVPLAAGRRLVVLTVRNYTRWQDVSMHRMEMISLFSERRFLHEVDYLVCADVDMKFSDHVGVEILSALFGTLHPGFYGSSREAFTYERRPKSQAYIPRDEGDFYYAGGFFGGSVVEVHHLTKACHEAMVEDQANGIEAVWHDESHLNKYLLYHKPTKVLSPEYVWDQKLLGWPSIMKKLRYVAVPKNHQKIRN; from the exons ATGGCTATCAGACAGCTGGATGTCCCGGAAGTTGCAACTGTGTCAAG gaTGGCCTATCCACAGTCAAAGGTGCTAACATCCAC TAGGAAAGATGTTCTTGTCTTGACTCCTTGGCTGGCTCCCATCATCTGGGAGGGGACCTTCAACATCGACATACTGAATGAACAGTTCAGGATTCAGAATACCACGATTGGACTGACTGTGTTTGCCATCAAAAA GTATGTGGTGTTCCTTAAGTTATTTCTGGAGACGGCAGAGCAGCACTTCATGGTGGGACATAAGGTCATCTACTATGTCTTCACTGACCGGCCGGCGGATGTGCCACAGGTGCCCCTGGCTGCAGGGCGGCGGCTGGTGGTGCTAACTGTGCGCAACTACACCCGCTGGCAGGATGTGTCCATGCACAGGATGGAGATGATCAGCCTCTTCTCAGAGCGGCGCTTTCTGCATGAGGTGGATTACCTGGTGTGCGCAGATGTGGACATGAAGTTCAGTGACCACGTGGGGGTGGAGATTCTCTCAGCACTCTTTGGCACCCTGCATCCTGGCTTCTACGGTAGCAGCCGAGAGGCCTTTACCTATGAGCGAAGGCCAAAGTCCCAGGCCTACATCCCCAGGGACGAGGGTGACTTTTACTATGCAGGGGGCTTTTTTGGAGGGTCAGTGGTGGAGGTGCACCATCTCACCAAGGCCTGCCACGAGGCTATGGTGGAGGACCAGGCCAATGGCATTGAGGCCGTGTGGCATGATGAGAGCCATCTGAACAAGTACCTGCTTTACCATAAGCCTACGAAAGTGCTGTCCCCAGAGTACGTGTGGGACCAGAAGCTGCTGGGCTGGCCCTCCATCATGAAGAAGCTGAGATATGTGGCTGTGCCCAAGAACCATCAGAAAATCAGGAACTGA